One genomic region from Eublepharis macularius isolate TG4126 chromosome 18, MPM_Emac_v1.0, whole genome shotgun sequence encodes:
- the ODF3L1 gene encoding outer dense fiber protein 3-like protein 1: MATARWKSPKKMGYPHILPKLPAAASTGNRQYASISAKFKGPGPGKYGRQPCTGIKDHDFTKFAEPAFTMRVRSSERLISITESPGPCYYVDPSISYLGIWRPISYRMAKESKSTSEIPTPAPNEYYVEKIHPLEEPNAPAYTIGFRTRYWESSPYPAPNRYTLPATLGPQLPVKESAPCLSMASRACTWGHATDRVKGPGPAMHTLPHPDFYLHCQPSYSLSQRFSKSTKEYTPGPPHYNADQVTLHKPTAPRFSLGIRHSEYTLGTPTACIIKD, encoded by the exons ATGGCGACTGCCAGATGGAAAAGTCCTAAGAAAATGGGATATCCCCACATTCTCCCAAAGCTTCCAGCTGCAGCATCGACaggcaacagacagtatgcatCCATCAGTGCCAAATTTAAAG GTCCAGGGCCTGGGAAATACGGCCGGCAGCCTTGTACCGGCATTAAGGATCATGACTTCACCAAGTTTGCCGAACCAGCCTTCACAATGCGTGTCAGATCCTCGGAAAGAT TGATCTCTATAACGGAGAGCCCCGGTCCCTGTTACTACGTGGACCCTAGCATTTCTTACTTGGGAATATGGAGGCCGATATCCTACCGCATGGCGAAAGAGTCAAAGAGCACAA GTGAGATACCAACACCAGCTCCAAATGAGTATTATGTGGAGAAAATACACCCTCTGGAAGAGCCCAATGCACCAGCGTACACCATAGGTTTCCGCACACGCTATTGGGAGAGCAGCCCGTATCCTGCCCCTAACAGATACACCCTCCCGGCGACACTAGGACCCCAGTTACCTGTCAAAGAATCTGCACCCTGCCTCTCCATGGCTTCCAGAGCTTGCACGTGGGGCCACGCTACAGACCGGGTGAAAGGGCCCGGCCCGGCGATGCACACCTTGCCCCATCCGGATTTTTACCTACACTGCCAACCGTCCTACAGCCTATCCCAAAGGTTTTCAAAATCCACCAAGGAGTATACGCCAGGCCCCCCGCACTACAATGCAGACCAGGTCACCTTACACAAACCCACAGCTCCACGTTTCAGTCTCGGGATCCGCCACTCTGAATACACTCTTGGGACCCCCACGGCCTGTATAATCAAAGACTGA